From Apium graveolens cultivar Ventura chromosome 9, ASM990537v1, whole genome shotgun sequence, the proteins below share one genomic window:
- the LOC141685593 gene encoding protein FAR1-RELATED SEQUENCE 5-like: MVFYYDFDNNKVIIDGVAYDGPEGEEDMEIALLRIQMALERKKKKKKMKLKRRRKSRRKRKTTIRVIKIKLMIRGSEKRIVMMMLVSVGRITMFTDSDNSNDSFNGDDDDKINDENFIGNMNDVVPCIGMMFDSLDEAESFYRGYGRRVNHHYQNILFGFALIRGEKETTYRWVLKTWLEAVDNKPPITIITDQDIALSNAISEVMPNTNHTYCTWHISSKFPEKLSTLYTQYSEFKTDFNACIYNSLSPTEFEGRWEDLKEKYDLENHNWLNDMYAIRRQWVFAFTKQHFAAGMTTTSRSESMNSFFDEYVKASTGLKEFIENSQKALDSQYLREVQADFDTEYKERRLFSNSSMEIHASKIYTKEMFKRFQKELQKSQSFVVKSMKGCGDYLSKMYLVEKSTLPEINRRNFFLKVSIDGSYSCTCKKFEHSGMICRHMIRYLNKKQKMMIPPDLVTMRWTINGNKVAGPLPCTPGMLGNVVESQTARYSGLCKAFQVLSVVGSCSVPRYNYLMSVIKREKEYVIKSFPGEKRKTKINEDYESDEEDDPLLDPPRSQTKGRPKAGRFKSGIETSSSNKQFRKCSFCGAREEGHDRRNCPSRLLGKKGKN, from the exons ATGGTTTTCTACTACGATTTTGACAATAATAAGGTAATTATAGATGGTGTGGCTTACGACGGGCCCGAAGGAGAGGAAGACATGGAAATAGCTCTCCTCCGTATTCAAATGGCGCTTGAGCGcaagaaaaaaaaaaagaaaatgaagcTAAAGCGAAGGCGGAAAAGTCGAAGAAAAAGAAAGACGACGATAAGGGTGATAAAG ATAAAGTTAATGATTCGGGGAAGCGAAAAACGCATAGTGATGATGATGTTGGTTTCGGTTGGAAGAATCACGATGTTCACGGATTCCGATAATAGTAATGATTCTTTTAATGGCGATGATGATGATAAAATTAATGATGAAAATTTTATTGGAAATATGAATGATGTAGTTCCTTGTATTGGTATGATGTTTGATTCGTTGGATGAAGCGGAAAGTTTTTATCGAGGTTATGGTCGAA GAGTGAATCACCACTACCAAAATATTTTATTTGGATTTGCACTTATAAGGGGCGAGAAAGAGACTACTTATAGATGGGTTTTGAAGACTTGGTTGGAAGCGGTCGATAACAAGCCACCTATTACCATTATTACGGATCAAGACATCGCTTTAAGTAATGCCATTTCCGAGGTTATGCCTAACACCAACCATACATATTGTACGTGGCATATTAGTAGCAAGTTTCCCGAGAAACTATCTACTTTGTATACTCAATACTCGGAGTTCAAGACGGATTTTAATGCATGTATCTACAATTCATTGTCACCAACGGAATTTGAAGGTAGGTGGGAGGACTTGAAagagaaatatgatcttgaaaatCACAATTGGCTAAATGATATGTATGCAATTAGACGACAATGGGTTTTTGCTTTCACGAAACAACATTTTGCCGCCGGTATGACTACCACCTCAAGGAGCGAGTCTATGAATTCATTTTTTGATGAGTATGTGAAAGCATCGACCGGTTtgaaagaattcattgagaattCACAAAAAGCTTTGGACTCACAATATTTACGGGAGGTTCAAGCCGATTTTGACACCGAGTACAAGGAAAGGAGACTATTCTCTAACTCGTCAATGGAGATACATGCCTCCAAGATATACACAAAAGAGATGTTTAAGCGATTTCAAAAAGAGCTTCAAAAAAGTCAATCTTTTGTTGTGAAAAGCATGAAAGGTTGTGGAGATTATCTTTCAAAGATGTATTTGGTAGAAAAGTCCACCTTGCCGGAGATTAATAGAAGGAATTTTTTCTTGAAGGTTTCCATCGACGGGAGTTATTCTTGTACATGTAAAAAATTTGAACATTCTGGGATGATTTGTAGACACATGATCCGTTACCTTAACAAGAAACAAAAGATGATGATACCGCCAGATCTTGTAACAATGAGGTGGACAATAAACGGAAACAAAGTTGCGGGACCTCTACCGTGTACCCCTGGGATGCTTGGTAATGTTGTAGAATCTCAAACGGCaagatatagtggattgtgtaaAGCTTTCCAAGTTTTGTCCGTTGTTGGTAGTTGCTCCGTTCCGCGGTACAATTACTTGATGAGCGTGATCAAGAGAGAAAAGGAGTATGTGATTAAGTCTTTTCCGGGAGAAAAGAGAAAGACAAAAATAAATGAGGACTatgaaagtgatgaagaagaTGATCCATTATTAGATCCCCCAAGGTCACAAACAAAAGGACGTCCAAAAGCGGGTAGATTCAAAAGTGGTATCGAGACGTCAAGTTCAAATAAACAATTTCGAAAGTGCAGTTTTTGTGGGGCGAGGGAAGAAGGCCATGATAGAAGAAATTGTCCCTCGAGATTATtaggaaaaaaaggaaaaaattgA